The Streptomyces sp. NBC_01275 genome has a segment encoding these proteins:
- a CDS encoding methyltransferase, whose translation MDMDIMGLAAMGWVGKSLSAAAELRLADRLAERPMTVAELAKETDTQPDVLEALMRILPVLGLFQRDDADVYRNSPLSERLREDHPQSMLHYVRLSTGLYADTFTAITHTLRTGESAFRSLHGTRIYEYLEQNSEAADLYDKAMADLARPVAAALADTYAFERVGTVLDVGGNSGELLKGLLRAHPHLKGVSFDRSGVCERATADLAASDQAALAERLTFHPGSFLEEVPAGADLYLVKNVLHNWNHDNSVVILSRIREAVERTGADRAPSDRPRLLVIEPLVETDVDWIRVLFQMVVCEDGTRGRTDDVQRAQITEAGFEVRSTFRLATGHTVHECVVGAEGAS comes from the coding sequence ATGGACATGGACATCATGGGGTTGGCCGCGATGGGCTGGGTGGGCAAGTCGCTCAGCGCCGCGGCGGAGCTCCGCCTCGCCGACCGCCTCGCCGAGCGTCCGATGACCGTCGCGGAACTCGCCAAGGAGACCGACACCCAGCCGGACGTGCTGGAAGCGCTGATGCGCATTCTGCCCGTACTCGGCCTCTTCCAGCGCGACGACGCCGACGTCTACCGCAACTCCCCGCTCTCGGAGCGGCTGCGCGAGGACCACCCCCAGTCGATGCTGCACTACGTGCGGCTCTCGACCGGCCTGTACGCCGACACCTTCACCGCCATCACCCACACCCTGCGCACCGGCGAGTCCGCCTTCCGGTCCCTGCACGGCACACGGATCTACGAATACCTGGAGCAGAACTCCGAAGCGGCCGACCTGTACGACAAGGCCATGGCCGACCTGGCCCGCCCGGTCGCCGCGGCGCTCGCCGACACGTACGCCTTCGAACGCGTCGGCACCGTCCTCGACGTCGGCGGCAACAGCGGAGAACTGCTCAAAGGCCTCCTGCGGGCCCATCCGCACCTGAAGGGCGTCAGTTTCGACCGCTCCGGCGTCTGCGAGCGCGCCACCGCCGACCTCGCCGCGTCCGACCAGGCCGCACTCGCCGAGCGCCTCACCTTCCACCCCGGCAGCTTCCTGGAGGAAGTACCGGCCGGCGCCGACCTCTACCTCGTCAAGAACGTGCTGCACAACTGGAACCACGACAACAGCGTCGTCATCCTCAGCCGCATCCGCGAGGCCGTCGAACGCACCGGCGCCGACCGCGCGCCGAGCGACCGGCCCCGCCTGCTGGTCATCGAACCCCTCGTCGAGACCGACGTGGACTGGATCCGCGTGCTCTTCCAGATGGTGGTCTGCGAGGACGGCACCCGCGGACGCACCGACGACGTACAGCGCGCGCAGATCACCGAGGCCGGGTTCGAGGTGCGCTCCACCTTCCGCCTCGCCACGGGCCACACCGTCCACGAGTGCGTCGTAGGCGCCGAAGGAGCCTCGTGA
- a CDS encoding condensation domain-containing protein — translation MHPVEKPTPAGGAAAALLAALTRKRRLDAATPKETGLWLLDRLLPDAGVNNVPFAVRVAGRLDPDTLQTAFDTVVRRHEVLRTVYLDRQAGLVRELLDPDTPGPRVELRATDTDAPHAELRAFAAAPLRCDGTLMLRATVLRGPRTDVLAVAVHHLVFDALSVPLLLGELATAYDAVRAGGDLPEALRTPAPALVPPPPSEDSLTHWRTALAGFDPARLDLDLGSGGVARPTLAGDIVLHVLGDEARDAVRALQRTARAPEAVVLLTAFYLLLAAHGAGPDLVVGSPVNVRPPEAQTALGYHVNTLPLRLTVDTGRSFRALVAETRQVFFGALAHADVPVDAIAHETRRETVSWRDTLFQHMFNYVPQQASGALTVGGLEVQPLHVETGYSKFDLELFVQSGADRVVLRVLYCTETLARADAEALTNRYEALLRAVAAEPDRPVGEFDVWAADDHTLLDGPRGAGTTRTAADRADEADRDHDAFHVAPDGPALSLADAWTAARRTDTAYPYAVHPLHRAHVAVTGPTGRRLPAGVRGEVCLVRADGTHHVPTGWTGRWRHDGALELFGRADRALRTRGRLLHPERVEAALLRHPDVTDARVVTRAGADGTAESLAFVVAPDRPGLADALAAHAARLLPRAAQPARVLRTDELPTRAQGGVDTDALLSLAARQPGLVTDDTDDGLLGDLRKLWCELLGLEEVAADANFFAHGGHSLLGAQLLQRVEQVTGIRIRLADLFDNPTPTALALQVRTLDDAV, via the coding sequence GTGCACCCAGTCGAGAAGCCGACCCCGGCCGGCGGCGCCGCGGCGGCGCTGCTCGCCGCGCTGACCCGTAAGAGGCGCCTCGACGCCGCCACGCCCAAGGAGACCGGGCTGTGGCTCCTCGACCGGCTGCTGCCCGACGCCGGGGTCAACAACGTGCCCTTCGCGGTCCGCGTCGCCGGACGCCTCGACCCGGACACACTCCAGACGGCCTTCGACACCGTGGTGCGCCGCCACGAGGTGCTGCGCACCGTCTACCTCGACCGGCAGGCCGGCCTCGTCCGCGAGCTGCTCGACCCGGACACCCCCGGACCACGCGTCGAACTCCGCGCCACCGACACGGACGCACCCCACGCCGAACTGCGCGCCTTCGCCGCCGCGCCGCTGCGCTGCGACGGCACCCTCATGCTGCGCGCCACCGTGCTGCGCGGACCGCGCACGGACGTCCTCGCCGTGGCCGTCCACCACCTCGTGTTCGACGCCCTGTCCGTACCGCTCCTGCTCGGCGAACTCGCCACCGCCTACGACGCCGTCCGCGCCGGCGGCGACCTCCCCGAGGCCCTGCGCACCCCTGCCCCGGCCCTCGTCCCGCCCCCGCCGAGCGAGGACAGCCTGACCCACTGGCGCACGGCACTGGCCGGATTCGACCCGGCCCGACTCGACCTGGACCTGGGCAGCGGCGGCGTGGCACGGCCCACCCTGGCCGGCGACATCGTCCTGCACGTCCTGGGAGACGAAGCCCGCGACGCGGTCCGCGCACTGCAGCGCACGGCCCGGGCGCCGGAGGCGGTGGTCCTGCTGACGGCCTTCTACCTGCTGCTCGCCGCCCACGGCGCCGGACCGGACCTCGTCGTCGGTTCACCCGTCAACGTCCGGCCTCCCGAGGCGCAGACCGCACTCGGCTACCACGTCAACACACTGCCCCTCCGACTGACCGTGGACACCGGCCGCAGCTTCCGCGCCCTGGTCGCCGAGACCCGCCAGGTCTTCTTCGGCGCGCTCGCCCACGCGGACGTCCCCGTCGACGCCATCGCCCACGAGACGCGCCGCGAGACCGTGTCCTGGCGGGACACCCTCTTCCAGCACATGTTCAACTACGTGCCCCAACAGGCCTCCGGCGCACTGACGGTCGGCGGCCTGGAGGTCCAGCCGCTGCACGTGGAGACCGGCTACAGCAAGTTCGACCTGGAACTGTTCGTGCAGTCCGGCGCCGACCGCGTCGTACTGCGCGTGCTGTACTGCACCGAGACGCTCGCCCGCGCCGACGCCGAAGCCCTGACCAACCGGTACGAGGCCCTGCTGCGCGCCGTCGCCGCCGAACCCGACCGCCCGGTGGGCGAGTTCGACGTGTGGGCCGCCGACGACCACACCCTGCTCGACGGCCCCCGCGGCGCCGGCACGACCCGGACCGCCGCGGACCGCGCCGACGAGGCGGACCGCGACCACGACGCCTTCCACGTCGCCCCGGACGGCCCCGCCCTGAGCCTCGCGGACGCCTGGACCGCCGCACGCCGCACCGACACCGCCTACCCGTACGCCGTCCACCCCCTGCACCGCGCACACGTCGCCGTGACCGGACCGACCGGCCGCCGACTGCCCGCCGGCGTACGCGGCGAGGTGTGCCTGGTACGGGCCGACGGCACCCACCACGTGCCCACCGGCTGGACGGGACGGTGGCGGCACGACGGCGCCCTGGAGCTGTTCGGACGCGCCGACCGCGCCCTGCGCACCCGCGGCCGGCTGCTGCACCCCGAACGGGTGGAGGCCGCCCTGCTGCGGCACCCCGACGTCACGGACGCCCGAGTCGTCACCCGCGCCGGGGCGGACGGCACCGCAGAGAGCCTCGCGTTCGTCGTCGCGCCCGACCGACCCGGCCTGGCCGACGCCCTGGCCGCCCACGCCGCCCGTCTGCTGCCACGGGCCGCCCAGCCCGCCAGGGTGCTGCGCACGGACGAACTGCCCACCCGCGCGCAGGGCGGCGTGGACACCGACGCGCTGCTGAGCCTGGCGGCCAGGCAACCGGGACTCGTCACCGACGACACCGACGACGGCCTCCTCGGCGACCTCCGCAAACTCTGGTGCGAACTCCTCGGGCTGGAGGAGGTCGCCGCCGACGCCAACTTCTTCGCCCACGGCGGCCACTCGCTCCTGGGCGCACAACTCCTCCAGCGCGTCGAACAGGTCACCGGGATCCGCATCAGACTGGCCGATCTCTTCGACAACCCGACCCCCACCGCGCTGGCCCTCCAGGTGCGGACCCTGGACGACGCCGTCTGA
- a CDS encoding type I polyketide synthase: protein MSEHSGSAGASPLFPSPDAVLPWVLTGPTSIAVRARARALHAHLTGHPGWTRAGVAHALATAADRAADTVCRAVVLAADDAQALRALEALSDGEQHPALVTGEPDTPAHRIPHAGPVFVFPGQGSQWPGMARELLEASPVFARQLHDCADAFAPYLDHSLLDSVTGAPDGPPLDGADVVQPALFAVMLSLVALWRAAGVEPAAVLGHSLGELAAAQVAGALSLDDSARVVARWSQAQATLTGLGDMVSVLMPEDRVAELLALRWPGRLVVAAENSPGSAVVSGDADAVAELVAHLTARGVHARRVDVGLAAHSPHIDGILARMREDFAPIRARNPHLPFYSALLGGRLDGLATDAAYWCRNLRSKVSFAAATRAALDDGHRTLIEVSPHPVLTSAMEVTATAAGRPVTVLGTVRRGDGGPARFLASLGELLTAGDDADVQAVLPAAEDHTLRLPADVLDAAPAADDDATPATDEAGSALRTRLSALPPAERRAELLILVRAHTAAVLFPDDDNAARTLDARRAFRDLGVASLAAVGIRDRLRAATGTRLSPTAVFDHPTPAALADHLDTELFGEPHDTTDTDTIDLASAAPAVLDEPIAIVGMACRYPGDISTPADLWQAVASGSDMIGGLPADRGWNIADGYDPELRGPGRFSQREGGFLHDAAEFDAELFGISPREALAMDPQQRLALESAWEAIEDAGLDAGTLKGSRTGVYLGLITQDYGPRSGEPTPEAGQVEGYAFLGSTGSVASGRISYVLGLEGPSLTIDTACSSSLVALHQACQALRTAECDLALVGGVTVMPSTGMLVEFSRQRGLAPDGRCKAFSAAADGFGLAEGAGMLLVERLSDARRLGHRVWAVVRGSAVNQDGASNGLSAPSGPAQQRVIRQALVNAGLQAGQVDAVEAHGTGTRLGDPIEAQALQAVYGQARGDGQRPLWLGSLKSNIGHAQAAAGVGGVIKMVMALRAGVLPRTLHVEEPSSHIDWSAGEVRLLAEEQEWPATSEPRRAGVSSFGVSGTNAHVLIEEAPESAPTEREAGRNAPSTPELPWVLSAASADGLRAQAAKLREFLVERPELSPADVALSLATRRTALDHRAVVLGADRTELLTGLDDLAAVRQTRRTVVGGTPAYPRNPVFVFPGQGAQWVGMAVELLGASPVFAWWMGACGEALGEFVEWDLLEVVGSGDEGVLGAVDVVQPVLWAVMVSLAGVWRACGVEPGAVVGHSQGEIAAAVVSGGLSLREGARVVALRSRVIGGSLAGRGGMASVVLSEGEVRGRLAGWEGRLWLAAVNGPSSCVVCGGVDVLEEFLGGLEGEGVRVRRVAVDYASHSAVVEEVEGVLAGVLGGVEACGGGVPFYSTVTGGLLETGLLDGGYWYRNLRETVCFEGTVRGLAGRGFDGFVEVSAHPVLAVGVQETLDAVGVRGVVVGSLRRGEGGVRRLLSSLGEAWAGGVDVDWTAVLPAARPVELPTYAFQRERYWLDSTSRAPGRTGADEDAAFWDAVENADLNSFADALAVPADAPLTAVLPALADWRQRTRAEHTVDDWRYRVTWQRLPEPATPANLSGHWFVAIPAGHREHPLVATALQALEDAGAQTVPLELTDADADRDRLTERLRKAVADQGAAPAGVLSLLALDESRHPDLPALATGLATTLSLIRALGRAEVTAPLWLATAEAVAAGGAEHPQHPLQSLVWGLGQVAALEHPARWGGLVDVSAEPDERTGLRLCAALAGHGAEDQLAVRPSGTFVRRLVHAGADERPAHRGWRPRGTVVVTGGTGALGVVLARWLAENGAEHLVLTGRRGPDAPGAARLRDELTAAGARVTLAACDTADREAVRQLLDRLAADGETVRAVLHAAGVADLTSIEDTGPEAFAAGIAAKVDGALHLTELLDHSELDAFVLFSSIAGVWGSGDHAAYAAANAHLNALAEANRARGIPTVSVAWGVWNAFGVQGSGGISEAIDTDQLHRRGLPMIEPELGLTALQRALDRDETFLTVAPVAWDRFFPLFSAARPHPLFDDLPQVRALAAPEPRILATDGATAGPTGTLGAELTALPAADRESALLGAVRAEAAAVLGFERPEHLEPDRAFRDVGFDSLTAMELRNRLGVATGLTLPASLVFDHPTPLAVAHHLRTELFGPDTADAGSVLGELDQLAKRLDDLDPDGNTRLEVTLRLRSLLTRWTDESGAQPTARQAANELESASVDEVLAFIDSELGS from the coding sequence GTGTCCGAACACAGTGGCAGCGCCGGCGCCTCCCCGCTGTTCCCCTCGCCCGACGCCGTGCTGCCCTGGGTTCTGACGGGCCCCACGAGCATCGCCGTGCGGGCCCGGGCCCGGGCGCTGCACGCACATCTGACCGGACACCCCGGCTGGACGCGCGCCGGCGTCGCGCACGCGCTCGCCACGGCCGCCGACCGCGCGGCCGACACGGTGTGCCGGGCCGTCGTGCTCGCCGCCGACGACGCCCAGGCGCTCCGGGCGCTGGAGGCCCTGTCCGACGGGGAACAGCACCCCGCCCTGGTCACCGGCGAACCCGACACCCCCGCCCACCGCATCCCCCACGCCGGCCCCGTCTTCGTCTTCCCGGGCCAGGGCTCGCAGTGGCCCGGCATGGCGCGTGAACTCCTCGAGGCGTCACCGGTGTTCGCCCGGCAGCTGCACGACTGCGCGGACGCCTTCGCTCCCTATCTGGACCACTCGCTCCTGGACTCCGTGACCGGCGCACCGGACGGACCCCCGCTCGACGGCGCCGACGTCGTCCAGCCCGCCCTCTTCGCCGTCATGCTCTCGCTGGTCGCCCTCTGGCGCGCGGCCGGCGTCGAACCGGCCGCCGTCCTCGGACACAGCCTCGGCGAACTGGCCGCCGCCCAGGTGGCGGGCGCCCTCTCGCTCGACGACAGCGCCCGCGTCGTGGCCCGCTGGAGTCAGGCCCAGGCCACCCTGACGGGCCTCGGCGACATGGTCTCCGTCCTGATGCCCGAGGACCGGGTCGCCGAACTCCTCGCACTGCGCTGGCCAGGACGCCTCGTCGTCGCCGCGGAGAACAGCCCCGGCTCGGCCGTCGTCTCCGGGGACGCCGACGCGGTCGCCGAACTCGTCGCCCACCTCACCGCCCGGGGCGTCCACGCCCGGCGCGTCGACGTGGGGCTCGCCGCGCACTCCCCGCACATCGACGGGATCCTCGCCCGGATGCGCGAGGACTTCGCCCCGATCCGCGCCAGGAACCCGCACCTGCCGTTCTACTCCGCGCTCCTCGGCGGTCGACTCGACGGCCTGGCCACCGACGCGGCCTACTGGTGCCGCAACCTGCGCTCCAAGGTGAGCTTCGCGGCCGCGACCCGCGCCGCCCTGGACGACGGACACCGCACCCTCATCGAGGTCAGCCCGCACCCGGTGCTCACCTCCGCCATGGAGGTCACCGCCACCGCCGCCGGCCGCCCGGTCACCGTCCTGGGCACCGTACGCCGTGGCGACGGAGGACCCGCGCGCTTCCTCGCCTCGCTCGGCGAACTCCTCACCGCCGGCGACGACGCCGACGTCCAGGCCGTCCTGCCCGCCGCCGAAGACCACACCCTCCGGCTGCCCGCGGACGTCCTCGACGCCGCCCCCGCCGCCGACGACGACGCCACACCCGCCACGGACGAAGCCGGATCCGCGCTGCGCACCCGGCTGTCCGCGCTGCCCCCGGCCGAGCGCCGGGCCGAACTCCTCATCCTGGTACGCGCGCACACCGCCGCCGTCCTCTTCCCCGACGACGACAACGCCGCCCGAACCCTCGACGCCCGGCGCGCCTTCCGCGACCTCGGCGTCGCCTCCCTGGCCGCCGTCGGCATCCGCGACCGCCTGCGCGCCGCCACCGGAACGCGACTGTCACCGACGGCCGTCTTCGACCACCCCACCCCCGCCGCCCTCGCCGACCACCTGGACACGGAACTCTTCGGCGAGCCCCACGACACCACCGACACCGACACCATCGATCTCGCCTCCGCCGCCCCGGCCGTCCTGGACGAACCCATCGCCATCGTCGGCATGGCCTGCCGCTACCCCGGAGACATCTCCACGCCCGCCGACCTCTGGCAGGCCGTCGCCTCAGGGAGCGACATGATCGGCGGCCTCCCCGCCGACCGTGGATGGAACATCGCCGACGGCTACGACCCCGAACTCCGCGGCCCCGGCCGGTTCTCCCAGCGAGAGGGCGGATTCCTGCACGACGCCGCCGAGTTCGACGCGGAACTCTTCGGGATCTCCCCTCGCGAGGCGCTCGCCATGGACCCCCAGCAGCGGCTCGCCCTGGAGTCGGCATGGGAGGCGATCGAGGACGCCGGACTCGACGCCGGCACGCTGAAGGGCTCCCGCACCGGGGTGTACCTCGGCCTCATCACCCAGGACTACGGCCCCCGCTCCGGCGAGCCCACCCCGGAGGCGGGTCAGGTGGAGGGCTACGCCTTCCTCGGCAGCACCGGCAGCGTGGCGTCGGGCCGCATCTCCTACGTCCTCGGTCTCGAGGGCCCGTCCCTGACCATCGACACGGCCTGCTCCTCCTCCCTGGTCGCCCTGCACCAGGCCTGCCAGGCGCTGCGCACCGCCGAGTGCGATCTGGCGCTCGTCGGCGGCGTCACCGTCATGCCGAGCACCGGCATGCTCGTCGAGTTCTCCCGCCAGCGCGGCCTGGCCCCCGACGGGCGGTGCAAGGCGTTCTCCGCCGCCGCCGACGGATTCGGCCTCGCCGAGGGTGCGGGGATGCTGTTGGTGGAGCGGTTGTCGGATGCGCGGCGGTTGGGGCATCGGGTGTGGGCGGTGGTGCGGGGGAGTGCGGTGAATCAGGACGGTGCGTCGAACGGGTTGAGTGCGCCGAGTGGTCCGGCGCAGCAGCGGGTGATCCGGCAGGCGTTGGTGAATGCGGGTCTGCAGGCGGGTCAGGTGGATGCGGTGGAGGCGCATGGTACGGGTACGCGGTTGGGTGATCCGATCGAGGCGCAGGCGTTGCAGGCGGTGTACGGGCAGGCGCGTGGGGATGGGCAGCGGCCGTTGTGGTTGGGGTCGTTGAAGTCGAACATCGGGCATGCGCAGGCTGCTGCGGGTGTGGGCGGTGTGATCAAGATGGTGATGGCGTTGCGGGCGGGTGTGCTGCCGCGGACGTTGCATGTGGAGGAGCCGTCGTCGCACATCGACTGGTCGGCGGGTGAGGTGCGTCTGCTGGCGGAGGAGCAGGAGTGGCCCGCGACGAGTGAGCCGCGCCGGGCCGGAGTCTCCTCGTTCGGCGTGAGCGGCACCAACGCCCATGTCCTCATCGAAGAGGCGCCCGAAAGCGCCCCCACCGAGCGGGAAGCGGGCCGCAACGCCCCTTCGACCCCCGAACTGCCCTGGGTGCTCTCGGCCGCGTCGGCTGACGGCCTGAGGGCCCAGGCGGCGAAGCTGCGGGAGTTCCTCGTCGAGCGGCCCGAACTGTCGCCCGCCGACGTCGCCTTGTCGCTCGCCACCCGACGCACCGCTCTCGACCACCGCGCCGTCGTCCTCGGCGCCGACCGGACGGAACTCCTCACCGGCCTCGACGACCTCGCCGCCGTCCGGCAGACCCGCCGCACCGTGGTCGGCGGCACGCCCGCGTACCCCCGTAACCCTGTGTTCGTGTTTCCGGGGCAGGGGGCGCAGTGGGTGGGTATGGCGGTGGAGTTGTTGGGGGCGTCGCCGGTGTTCGCGTGGTGGATGGGGGCGTGTGGGGAGGCGTTGGGGGAGTTTGTGGAGTGGGATCTGTTGGAGGTGGTGGGGTCGGGTGATGAGGGTGTGTTGGGGGCTGTGGATGTGGTGCAGCCGGTGTTGTGGGCGGTGATGGTGTCGTTGGCGGGTGTGTGGCGGGCGTGTGGGGTGGAGCCGGGTGCGGTGGTGGGGCATTCGCAGGGGGAGATTGCGGCGGCGGTGGTGTCGGGTGGTCTGTCGTTGCGTGAGGGTGCGCGGGTGGTGGCGTTGCGGAGTCGGGTGATCGGGGGGTCGTTGGCGGGTCGGGGTGGGATGGCTTCGGTGGTGTTGTCGGAGGGTGAGGTGCGGGGGCGGTTGGCGGGTTGGGAGGGGCGGTTGTGGTTGGCGGCGGTGAATGGGCCGTCGTCGTGTGTGGTGTGTGGGGGTGTGGATGTGTTGGAGGAGTTTTTGGGGGGGTTGGAGGGTGAGGGGGTGAGGGTGCGTCGGGTGGCGGTGGATTATGCGTCGCATTCGGCGGTGGTGGAGGAGGTGGAGGGTGTGTTGGCTGGTGTGTTGGGGGGTGTTGAGGCGTGTGGTGGTGGGGTGCCGTTTTATTCGACGGTGACGGGTGGGTTGTTGGAGACGGGGTTGTTGGACGGGGGGTATTGGTATCGGAATCTGCGGGAGACGGTGTGTTTCGAGGGGACGGTGCGGGGGTTGGCGGGGCGGGGGTTCGATGGGTTTGTGGAGGTGAGTGCGCATCCGGTGTTGGCGGTGGGGGTGCAGGAGACGTTGGATGCGGTGGGGGTGCGGGGTGTGGTGGTGGGGTCGTTGCGTCGGGGTGAGGGTGGTGTGCGGCGGTTGTTGTCGTCGTTGGGCGAGGCGTGGGCGGGGGGTGTGGACGTCGACTGGACGGCCGTTCTGCCGGCCGCGCGTCCGGTGGAGTTGCCGACGTACGCCTTCCAACGAGAGCGCTACTGGCTCGACAGCACCTCCCGGGCCCCCGGCCGAACCGGCGCCGACGAGGACGCCGCCTTCTGGGACGCCGTGGAGAACGCCGACCTCAACAGCTTCGCCGACGCCCTCGCCGTACCCGCCGACGCCCCGCTCACGGCCGTGCTGCCCGCGCTGGCGGACTGGCGGCAGCGCACCCGCGCCGAGCACACCGTGGACGACTGGCGCTACCGCGTCACCTGGCAGCGGCTGCCCGAGCCCGCCACACCGGCCAACCTCAGCGGACACTGGTTCGTCGCGATCCCCGCAGGCCACCGTGAGCACCCGCTGGTCGCCACCGCGCTCCAGGCCCTGGAGGACGCCGGCGCCCAGACCGTTCCCCTGGAACTCACCGACGCCGACGCCGACCGCGACCGGCTCACGGAGCGACTGCGCAAGGCCGTCGCGGACCAAGGCGCCGCACCCGCGGGCGTGCTGTCCCTCCTCGCCCTGGACGAGAGCCGCCATCCCGACCTTCCCGCTCTGGCCACCGGCCTCGCCACCACCCTGTCCCTCATCCGCGCCCTCGGCCGTGCCGAGGTGACCGCGCCCCTGTGGCTCGCCACCGCCGAAGCGGTCGCGGCAGGCGGCGCCGAACACCCGCAGCATCCGCTGCAGAGTCTGGTCTGGGGCCTCGGACAGGTCGCCGCCCTCGAACACCCCGCCCGCTGGGGCGGCTTGGTCGACGTGAGCGCCGAGCCCGACGAGCGGACGGGGCTGCGGCTGTGCGCCGCCCTGGCCGGCCACGGAGCCGAGGACCAGCTGGCCGTCCGCCCCTCCGGCACCTTCGTACGACGGCTCGTCCACGCCGGCGCCGACGAACGCCCCGCCCACCGCGGCTGGCGACCCCGCGGCACCGTCGTCGTCACCGGCGGCACGGGCGCCCTCGGCGTCGTACTCGCCCGATGGCTGGCCGAGAACGGAGCCGAACACCTCGTCCTCACCGGCCGCCGGGGCCCCGACGCCCCGGGCGCGGCCCGCCTACGGGACGAACTGACCGCCGCCGGCGCACGGGTGACCCTCGCCGCCTGCGACACCGCCGACCGTGAGGCCGTCAGGCAACTGCTGGACCGGCTCGCCGCCGACGGCGAGACGGTACGCGCGGTCCTGCACGCCGCCGGCGTCGCCGACCTCACCTCCATCGAGGACACCGGCCCCGAGGCCTTCGCCGCCGGCATCGCCGCCAAGGTCGACGGAGCACTGCACCTCACCGAACTCCTCGACCACAGCGAGCTGGACGCCTTCGTCCTCTTCTCCTCCATCGCCGGCGTGTGGGGCAGCGGCGACCACGCCGCCTACGCCGCCGCCAACGCGCACCTCAACGCGCTCGCCGAGGCCAACCGGGCCCGGGGCATCCCCACCGTCTCGGTGGCCTGGGGCGTGTGGAACGCCTTCGGCGTCCAGGGCTCCGGCGGCATCTCCGAAGCCATCGACACCGACCAGCTGCACCGGCGCGGCCTGCCGATGATCGAACCGGAACTCGGTCTCACCGCCCTGCAGCGCGCCCTGGACCGGGACGAGACCTTCCTGACCGTCGCACCCGTCGCCTGGGACCGGTTCTTCCCCCTGTTCAGCGCGGCCCGCCCCCACCCTCTGTTCGACGACCTCCCGCAGGTCCGGGCGCTGGCTGCACCGGAACCCCGCATCCTCGCCACGGACGGCGCCACGGCCGGACCGACCGGCACGCTGGGCGCGGAACTCACCGCCCTCCCGGCCGCCGACCGGGAGAGCGCCCTGCTCGGCGCGGTCCGCGCCGAGGCGGCCGCCGTCCTCGGATTCGAACGTCCGGAACACCTGGAACCCGACCGCGCCTTCCGCGACGTCGGCTTCGACTCACTGACCGCGATGGAACTGCGCAACCGGCTGGGGGTCGCCACCGGCCTCACCCTGCCCGCCTCCCTCGTCTTCGACCACCCCACCCCGCTCGCCGTCGCCCACCACCTCAGGACCGAACTGTTCGGCCCCGACACAGCCGACGCCGGCTCCGTGCTCGGCGAACTCGACCAGCTGGCGAAGCGACTGGACGACCTGGACCCCGACGGGAACACCCGGCTGGAGGTCACCCTGCGTCTGCGGTCCCTCCTGACGCGCTGGACCGACGAGAGCGGCGCCCAGCCGACCGCCCGACAGGCGGCGAACGAACTCGAGTCGGCCAGCGTCGACGAGGTCCTCGCCTTCATCGACAGCGAACTCGGCAGCTGA